Sequence from the Ereboglobus luteus genome:
CTGAAATCGCCGCGTTCTTCAGTTCGCCCGCCATCGTCGCCATCAAGCACCGCATGGTCGACATCGGCCAGCGCATGTGGGCTCGCAACTACACCGACGGCAACGGCGGCAACCTCACCGTGCGCGTTGGCGACAACCTCGTGCTCTGCACCCCCACGCTCATCTCAAAAGGTTTCATGAAGATGGAGGACATCTGCCTCGTTGACATGGACGGCAAGCAACTCGCCGGCGCGCGCAAACGCACCAGCGAATGCATGACGCACATCGCGATCATGAAACGCCAGCCCCTCTGCAAATCCTGCTGCCACGCGCACCCCCCGCACGCCACCGCGTTCGCCGTCGCGAAAGTGCAGCCCCCCACCTGCCTCATTCCCGAGGCCGACATCTTCCTCGGTAAAATCGCCATCGCCCGCTACGAAACCCCCGGCTCACAACAAATGGCCGACACCGTCGGCGAAGTCGGCAAGGACAACCAGTGCGTCCTCCTCGCCAACCACGGCGTCATCACCTGGGGCAAGGACATCGAGGACGCGTATTGGAAAATGGAAAATGCCGACGCCTATTGCCAGACTGTCTGGGTAGCCTCGCAACTCGGCGGCGAACTCGGCTCCGGCGTGGGCGGCTCGAACGCGCGCGAATTCATCAAAATCCGCAAAGCCCTTGGCATGCCCGACAACCGCGAAGGCCTCAAGGAATGCGAGCTTTGCGACAACAGCGAATTCCGTCCCGGCGTGATGTGCCAGGTTCCCGACGCCGCTCCCGCGGAGCCAAGCGCGAACCCCGAAGTCGAGGCCCTCGTGCAACGCCTCACCGGCGAAATCATGAAACAACTCGGCGCGAAATAATCGCGCGCCGAGCGTCGTCCGTTTTACCCAACCAAGTTTTTCAACGCCGTCAGGTATTTCGCCTGGGTGTCGGCGATCACGTTTTCGGGAAGGCGGGGGCGGGCGGTTTTTTGTCCCAGTTGATTGCGAGCAGGTGGTCGCGCACGAATTGTTTGTCGTAACTCGGGGGCGATTGGTCGGGCGCGTAACTTTCGGCGGGCCAGTAGCGCGAGGAGTCGGGAGTGAGCAGCTCGTCGATCAGGATCAGGTTGCCCGCCTCGTCGGTGCCAAATTCAAATTTCGTGTCGGCGAGAATCATGCCCGCTTGCTTGGCGCGGTCGTGTCCGAGCTTGTAGAGCGCGATGCTGGCGGCTTTCACTTTTTGATAGAGCGCGGCGCCGACCGCGGCCTCGCCTTGCGCGTCGTTGATCGGCTCGTCGTGCTGGCCTTTGGGCGCCTTGGTTGTCGGGGTGAAAATCGGTTCGGGCAGTTTGTCGGCCTGGCGCAGTCCGGCGGGGAGTTTGATGCCGCAGACATCGCCGGTTTTTTGATAGGAGTCCCAACCGCTGCCCACGAGATAGCCGCGCACCACGCACTCGATTGTGAGGGGCTTGAGTTTGCGCACGATCATCGAGCGCAGTTGCAGGTCGCGATCCTTGATGCCGCGGCGCGCGAACTCGCCCGGCTGGTCGGACAGCAGGTGGTTGGGCACGATGTTTGCCTTTGCCGCCTGCGCGAACCACCAGTTGCTCATTTGCGTGAGAATGATGCCCTTGCCGGGAATGCCGTCGGGGAGAATCACGTCGAAGGCCGAAAGCCGGTCGCTGGCCGTGATCAGCAAGGCGTCCCCGAGGTCAAAGATGTCGCGGACTTTTCCCGAGGCGATTTTCGGGAATGGCAGCTCGTCAATGGAAGTGACGGCCTTGGCGGGCAGAGATGCGGCGATTTCGTCGTAGGTCATGGCGATGGAAAAAAGAACTAGTGAGTGCCGAAAAATGGAAAATAAAAGCCGGAAATTAAAAAACCGGCGGTTTTTCACATTATCGTTGAGATTGCGGGCCCGACATTGCCAGTTCTTGCAAAAATAACAGCATTGGCATATCGCATTGATAGTCCACCGCAATTCAACACACGCACTCACACGGCATTCGCTCATGACCAAATCGCACACACTCTTCAGGGACACGCTTAGTGAAGCTGAGAAAGATTTTCGCCGCATGTGCGACAACTCGCCCATTTGCATCTGGATGTCCAACACCTCGGGCACCGGGTTTTTCTTCAACAAGGCGTGGCGCTCCTACACCGGGGA
This genomic interval carries:
- a CDS encoding class II aldolase/adducin family protein — translated: MAQFLTARDVEKLIRNGQPVPADARLTPGAHDYLRDHGHSKLNAAAKSGSAASGYASAPVAGIPGKKYDPIVPDYEYKWTPGTDPKTPAEIAAFFSSPAIVAIKHRMVDIGQRMWARNYTDGNGGNLTVRVGDNLVLCTPTLISKGFMKMEDICLVDMDGKQLAGARKRTSECMTHIAIMKRQPLCKSCCHAHPPHATAFAVAKVQPPTCLIPEADIFLGKIAIARYETPGSQQMADTVGEVGKDNQCVLLANHGVITWGKDIEDAYWKMENADAYCQTVWVASQLGGELGSGVGGSNAREFIKIRKALGMPDNREGLKECELCDNSEFRPGVMCQVPDAAPAEPSANPEVEALVQRLTGEIMKQLGAK